A genomic region of Photobacterium swingsii contains the following coding sequences:
- the argC gene encoding N-acetyl-gamma-glutamyl-phosphate reductase has product MLNTHIIGASGYTGAELAKIVHNHPSLQLAGLYVSAQSTDANTLISDLHGQLKGIVDLPLLPLIDPQAVAQQADVVLLATAHQVSHDLAPIFLTEGCQVFDLSGAFRVQSNSFYTDFYGFEHQHKNWLEHAVYGLAEWNASAIAEAQLIAVPGCYPTASQLALKPLLDANLLDAQQWPVINAVSGVSGAGRKATMANSFCEVSLHAYGIFNHRHQPEIATHLDCDVIFTPHLGNFKRGILATITAKLAQDVSAEQITQALESAYINQPAVRLLHSKAAQLNSVVNTCFCDIGWQVQNGHIILTSAIDNLLKGASSQAIQCINIRNNFPPLSGLV; this is encoded by the coding sequence ATGTTGAACACCCACATCATCGGTGCTAGCGGCTATACCGGAGCGGAACTCGCTAAAATTGTCCACAATCATCCATCACTGCAGCTAGCAGGCTTGTATGTTTCAGCGCAAAGCACTGATGCTAATACGCTTATTAGTGATTTACATGGTCAGCTAAAAGGGATTGTTGATTTACCCTTACTACCATTGATTGATCCGCAAGCTGTTGCCCAGCAAGCCGATGTAGTGTTACTGGCAACCGCGCATCAGGTGAGCCACGATCTGGCGCCAATCTTTTTAACTGAAGGTTGTCAGGTATTTGATTTATCGGGTGCATTTAGGGTTCAGAGCAATAGTTTTTATACCGACTTCTATGGCTTTGAACATCAACACAAAAACTGGCTGGAACATGCGGTCTATGGGTTAGCAGAGTGGAATGCTAGCGCTATTGCAGAGGCACAACTTATCGCTGTGCCGGGTTGCTATCCAACGGCGTCGCAGCTAGCGCTTAAACCTTTACTCGATGCTAATTTACTCGATGCCCAGCAATGGCCTGTTATTAATGCGGTGAGCGGTGTATCAGGTGCTGGTCGTAAAGCCACTATGGCCAATAGTTTCTGCGAAGTTAGCCTCCATGCCTACGGCATTTTTAATCATCGCCATCAGCCTGAAATCGCGACTCACTTAGACTGCGATGTCATTTTTACCCCCCATCTTGGCAATTTTAAACGGGGTATTTTAGCCACGATTACCGCCAAATTGGCCCAAGACGTCTCGGCTGAACAGATCACTCAGGCGCTGGAAAGTGCTTATATCAACCAGCCCGCAGTGCGTTTACTGCACAGTAAGGCCGCTCAGCTTAATAGTGTGGTGAATACATGCTTTTGCGATATAGGTTGGCAAGTACAAAATGGTCACATCATTTTAACCTCTGCGATTGATAATTTGCTGAAAGGCGCATCATCGCAAGCGATTCAATGCATAAATATTCGCAATAATTTCCCGCCGTTATCTGGCTTGGTATAA
- the argB gene encoding acetylglutamate kinase, whose amino-acid sequence MNNMPLVIKLGGAALSCHETLTKLFAAINQYQAKAARPLLLVHGGGYLVDELLAKLQLETVKKEGLRVTPQAQIPVITGALAGTANKMLQGHAIKSGISAVGLCLADGGLCQVTELDPELGAVGKAAPGNGALVSQIMAAGCLPIISSIGLTAEGEMMNVNADQAAVAVAAALDAELVLLSDVSGVLDGKGHLIPTLTEMQSEALIQQAVITDGMVVKVRAAFEAAKALGRPIEVATWRYPEKLADLFDGKSIGTKFSV is encoded by the coding sequence ATGAATAACATGCCTTTAGTAATAAAACTTGGCGGAGCGGCACTGTCTTGCCATGAAACCCTGACTAAATTATTTGCTGCAATTAATCAATATCAGGCGAAAGCAGCGCGTCCATTGCTGTTAGTGCACGGCGGTGGCTATTTGGTTGATGAACTTTTGGCCAAGTTACAACTGGAAACGGTGAAGAAGGAAGGGTTGCGGGTTACGCCACAGGCACAAATCCCAGTGATCACCGGAGCGTTAGCGGGAACGGCTAACAAGATGCTGCAAGGTCACGCGATTAAATCAGGTATCAGTGCTGTGGGTTTATGTCTGGCTGATGGTGGCTTGTGCCAAGTGACAGAGTTAGATCCAGAGCTGGGAGCGGTTGGTAAAGCGGCACCAGGAAATGGTGCACTGGTGAGTCAGATTATGGCCGCAGGGTGTTTGCCAATTATCAGTTCTATCGGTCTTACCGCCGAAGGGGAGATGATGAACGTCAACGCGGATCAAGCGGCGGTAGCCGTGGCAGCAGCTCTCGATGCGGAATTGGTCTTGCTCTCGGATGTGAGTGGGGTCCTTGATGGCAAGGGGCATTTAATTCCAACCCTGACAGAAATGCAGTCGGAAGCCTTGATCCAACAAGCGGTGATCACTGATGGCATGGTCGTTAAAGTGCGTGCCGCGTTTGAAGCAGCAAAAGCATTAGGGCGCCCGATTGAAGTCGCGACATGGCGCTACCCAGAAAAACTCGCTGATCTATTTGATGGTAAGAGTATCGGCACTAAGTTTTCAGTATAG
- a CDS encoding argininosuccinate synthase has protein sequence MSKVTKVVLAYSGGLDTSAIIPWLKENYDCEVVAFVADVGQGDAELDGIEAKAIASGASSCYIADLKEEMVADYIYPSLKTGAIYEGKYLLGTSMARPIIAKAQVECALEVGADAVCHGCTGKGNDQVRFEGAYAALAPQLTVIAPWREWDLRSREALLDYLAERDIPCTASLEKIYSRDANAWHISTEGGVLENTWNQPNDLCWVWTKDPEEAPEQAETVSIVVDKGEIVAVDGEAMTPFNALTYLNEKGAEHGVGRIDIVENRLVGIKSRGCYETPGGTIMNEALRAVEQLVLDKESYEFRESIGLKASHLIYDGRWFTPLCKSILAAADELAQDVSGEVVVKLYKGQATVVQKRSLNSLYSEEFATFGEDEVYDHSHAGGFIRLYSLASRIRALNSQKK, from the coding sequence ATGAGTAAGGTAACGAAAGTAGTTTTAGCGTATTCAGGCGGTCTAGATACATCAGCAATCATTCCTTGGTTGAAAGAAAATTACGACTGCGAGGTGGTGGCGTTTGTAGCAGATGTCGGCCAGGGAGATGCCGAGTTGGACGGTATTGAAGCAAAAGCGATCGCATCAGGAGCATCTTCTTGTTACATCGCAGATCTGAAAGAAGAAATGGTCGCAGATTATATTTACCCAAGCTTAAAGACAGGAGCGATTTACGAAGGTAAATACTTACTGGGTACCTCCATGGCACGTCCTATCATTGCCAAGGCACAGGTTGAGTGTGCACTTGAAGTTGGGGCAGATGCTGTGTGTCACGGCTGTACAGGTAAAGGTAACGATCAAGTCCGTTTTGAAGGCGCCTATGCGGCTTTGGCACCGCAATTAACCGTAATTGCACCTTGGCGTGAGTGGGATTTGCGTAGCCGTGAAGCACTCCTTGATTACTTAGCTGAACGTGATATTCCATGTACTGCCTCATTGGAGAAAATCTACTCACGTGATGCCAATGCGTGGCACATTTCGACAGAAGGCGGTGTGCTAGAAAATACCTGGAATCAACCGAATGATTTGTGTTGGGTATGGACCAAAGATCCTGAAGAGGCACCAGAGCAAGCAGAAACGGTATCGATTGTGGTCGACAAAGGTGAAATTGTTGCGGTTGATGGTGAAGCGATGACCCCGTTTAATGCGCTCACTTACCTCAATGAGAAAGGGGCAGAGCACGGTGTTGGTCGTATTGATATCGTTGAAAACCGTTTAGTGGGGATCAAGTCGCGTGGCTGTTACGAAACCCCAGGTGGCACCATTATGAACGAAGCGCTACGTGCGGTTGAGCAGTTGGTGCTGGATAAAGAATCTTACGAGTTCCGTGAAAGCATTGGTCTCAAAGCTTCACACCTGATTTACGATGGCCGTTGGTTCACGCCACTGTGTAAATCTATTTTGGCTGCCGCCGATGAACTTGCTCAAGATGTGAGCGGTGAAGTAGTCGTGAAGCTGTATAAAGGTCAAGCTACTGTAGTGCAGAAACGTTCACTCAATAGCTTGTACTCAGAAGAGTTTGCAACCTTTGGCGAAGATGAAGTTTACGATCACAGTCATGCTGGTGGCTTCATTCGTCTTTACTCGCTAGCGAGCCGTATCCGTGCATTAAACAGCCAGAAAAAATAA
- the argH gene encoding argininosuccinate lyase codes for MALWGGRFSQAADTRFKEFNDSLRFDYRLAEQDIVGSIAWSKALRQVDVITDAEQQKLELALNELKLAVMENPEQILRSDAEDIHSWVEQQLISKVGDLGKKLHTGRSRNDQVATDLKLWCRQQGQQLLLMLDKLQNQMVMVAREHQATILPGYTHLQRAQPVTFAHWCLAYVEMFERDYSRLSDALARLDTCPLGSGALAGTAYPIDREVLAHSLGFHRATRNSLDSVSDRDHVMELLSTASISMLHLSRMAEDLIFYNSGESNFIELADTVTSGSSLMPQKKNPDALELIRGKCGRVYGAMAGMMMTVKALPLAYNKDMQEDKEGLFDALDSWHDCMEMAALCFDGIQVNKDRTLEAAMQGYSNATELADYLVAKGIPFREAHHIVGVAVVAAIEKGCALEELSLAEMQQFSTVIDEDVYPILTIDSCLDKRCALGGVAPNQVDYAIGQAEKRLEKRYSPSVKVRGARLTDLDAIEGMVSYWSGLGENLPRKRNELVRDIGSFAVTEHHGVVTGCASLYVYDSGLAEIRSLGIEAGWQNQGQGKAIVDHLIEKASQMAIKRVFVLTRVPEFFMKQAFVPTSKSLLPEKVMKDCDRCPRVHACDEVALEVRLDSEQQIPTVNVA; via the coding sequence ATGGCATTATGGGGTGGACGTTTTAGTCAGGCAGCTGACACACGGTTTAAAGAGTTCAACGATTCCCTACGTTTTGACTACCGCCTTGCGGAGCAAGATATCGTTGGTTCTATTGCATGGTCGAAAGCATTGCGCCAAGTCGATGTGATCACAGATGCTGAACAGCAAAAGCTGGAACTAGCATTGAATGAACTCAAACTGGCGGTAATGGAAAATCCTGAGCAGATTTTGCGCTCTGATGCCGAAGATATTCATAGCTGGGTCGAACAGCAACTGATCAGTAAAGTGGGTGACTTAGGTAAGAAGCTACACACCGGCCGTTCACGTAATGATCAGGTCGCAACGGATCTGAAGTTGTGGTGTCGGCAGCAAGGCCAACAGCTACTCCTGATGCTCGATAAGCTGCAAAACCAAATGGTCATGGTTGCGCGTGAACATCAGGCGACGATTTTACCGGGGTATACCCATTTACAGCGGGCACAGCCGGTAACCTTTGCCCATTGGTGTTTGGCGTACGTTGAAATGTTTGAACGTGATTACTCGCGGTTAAGCGATGCATTGGCAAGATTAGATACTTGTCCGCTAGGCTCAGGGGCATTGGCGGGCACCGCATACCCGATTGATCGCGAAGTGCTAGCGCATAGCTTAGGTTTTCATCGTGCAACTCGTAATAGTTTAGATTCTGTGTCGGATCGTGACCATGTGATGGAGCTGCTTTCCACTGCCTCTATTTCTATGCTGCACCTGTCGCGGATGGCTGAAGATTTAATCTTTTATAACTCAGGTGAATCGAACTTTATTGAACTTGCCGATACAGTGACCTCGGGTTCGTCCTTGATGCCACAAAAGAAAAACCCCGATGCGTTAGAACTGATCCGTGGTAAGTGCGGCCGTGTTTATGGCGCAATGGCAGGCATGATGATGACAGTCAAAGCCTTGCCGTTAGCGTACAACAAAGACATGCAAGAAGATAAAGAAGGTCTGTTTGATGCGCTAGACAGCTGGCATGATTGCATGGAAATGGCGGCACTCTGTTTTGATGGTATCCAAGTCAATAAAGACCGTACCTTAGAGGCAGCAATGCAAGGTTACTCTAACGCGACCGAGCTGGCTGATTACTTGGTGGCGAAAGGTATTCCATTCCGTGAAGCGCACCATATTGTCGGTGTCGCTGTGGTGGCGGCGATTGAAAAAGGCTGTGCATTGGAAGAGCTGTCATTGGCTGAAATGCAGCAGTTCTCTACGGTAATCGATGAGGATGTGTATCCCATCTTAACCATAGATTCTTGCCTTGATAAACGCTGTGCACTGGGAGGCGTCGCACCTAATCAGGTTGATTATGCGATTGGCCAAGCCGAGAAGCGGCTAGAGAAGCGTTATTCTCCGAGTGTTAAAGTTCGAGGCGCAAGATTGACGGATCTTGATGCGATTGAGGGCATGGTGTCGTATTGGTCGGGGCTTGGTGAAAACTTACCGCGTAAGCGGAATGAATTGGTCCGTGATATTGGTTCGTTTGCCGTAACCGAACACCATGGTGTCGTCACTGGTTGTGCTTCTTTATATGTCTATGACTCAGGGTTGGCAGAGATCCGTTCACTCGGTATTGAAGCAGGGTGGCAGAACCAAGGACAGGGTAAAGCCATTGTTGATCACTTGATTGAGAAAGCATCCCAAATGGCGATTAAGCGGGTGTTTGTCCTGACGCGTGTACCAGAGTTCTTCATGAAGCAAGCTTTTGTGCCAACTTCGAAATCTTTGCTGCCTGAAAAAGTGATGAAAGACTGCGATCGTTGTCCGCGCGTGCATGCCTGTGATGAAGTGGCGTTAGAGGTTCGATTGGACAGTGAGCAACAGATCCCGACGGTGAATGTGGCGTAG
- a CDS encoding DUF3624 domain-containing protein: MACSTCRDTHNRFKQKLGRCRQCMWQLTLLSLFSWTVWGYRYQAHPTSVESITLIFAASSFSLLLLAHFFVALKLKLSHKKT; this comes from the coding sequence ATGGCCTGCTCAACCTGCCGCGACACACACAATCGCTTTAAACAAAAGCTAGGGCGTTGCCGCCAATGCATGTGGCAACTCACCCTATTGAGCCTGTTTAGCTGGACCGTTTGGGGCTATCGCTATCAAGCACATCCAACGTCAGTGGAGTCCATTACTCTGATTTTTGCCGCGAGTAGTTTCAGCCTATTGTTACTGGCACACTTTTTTGTCGCACTAAAATTGAAGCTCAGTCATAAAAAAACCTGA
- a CDS encoding dihydrolipoyl dehydrogenase: MKTLNVDVAVIGGGTAGLGAYRAAKAHTDSVVMIEGGPYGTTCARVGCMPSKLLIAAAESVHHIEKAPAFGVHPQGEIVINGREVMDRVKRERDRFVGFVLEGVDEIPAEDKIAGYATFLNDNTLQVDDHTVINAARIVIATGSRPSYPGVWNELGDRLIINDDVFNWDDLPKSVAVFGPGVIGLELGQSLHRLGVETKLFGLGGQVGPVTDPEVMAYADKAFNEEFYLDADVKVESMKRITSGDQDMVEIQFINKQGELETIEVEYVLAATGRRPNTDKLGLENTSLELDERGVPTADHYTLQTSLPSIFIAGDASNQLPLLHEAADQARIAGDNAGRFPEIRAGLRRSKISAVFSDPQIAMVGETYKEITTRLGTCGCFATGEVSFENQGRSRVMLRNKGILHVYGEQGTGRFLGAEMMGPNAEHLAHLLAWAHQNKMTVSEMLDMPFYHPVIEEGVRTALRDLNAKLHLGPEMIKHCLDCGPGC; encoded by the coding sequence ATGAAAACGTTAAATGTAGATGTAGCTGTGATCGGTGGTGGTACAGCAGGTTTAGGCGCTTACCGTGCAGCAAAAGCACATACTGATAGCGTTGTGATGATCGAAGGCGGCCCTTACGGCACAACTTGTGCGCGTGTTGGTTGCATGCCCTCTAAGCTGTTAATTGCAGCAGCTGAAAGTGTTCACCACATTGAAAAAGCACCGGCTTTTGGTGTCCACCCACAAGGCGAAATTGTTATCAACGGCCGCGAAGTGATGGACCGAGTAAAACGCGAGCGCGATCGCTTCGTTGGCTTTGTCTTAGAAGGTGTCGATGAAATCCCAGCTGAAGATAAAATTGCAGGGTACGCGACTTTCTTAAATGACAATACACTACAAGTAGATGACCACACCGTTATCAACGCAGCACGCATCGTGATTGCAACAGGATCTCGTCCATCCTACCCTGGCGTGTGGAACGAGCTAGGTGATCGTCTCATCATTAACGATGATGTGTTTAATTGGGATGACTTACCAAAATCCGTGGCCGTATTTGGCCCAGGCGTTATCGGCCTAGAGCTAGGTCAATCACTACACCGCTTAGGCGTAGAAACCAAACTGTTTGGTTTAGGTGGTCAAGTGGGTCCTGTAACTGATCCTGAAGTAATGGCTTACGCCGACAAAGCGTTCAACGAAGAATTCTACCTAGATGCTGACGTGAAAGTCGAAAGCATGAAGCGTATTACCTCTGGCGACCAAGATATGGTTGAAATCCAGTTCATCAATAAGCAAGGTGAACTCGAAACCATCGAGGTTGAATACGTACTGGCTGCAACAGGTCGTCGTCCTAATACAGATAAACTGGGACTTGAAAATACCTCATTAGAACTTGATGAGCGTGGTGTACCAACAGCAGACCACTACACACTACAAACATCGCTGCCAAGCATCTTTATTGCGGGTGATGCAAGTAACCAATTACCACTACTGCACGAAGCTGCTGATCAAGCGCGTATCGCTGGTGACAACGCAGGCCGCTTCCCTGAAATCCGCGCAGGCCTACGCCGCTCGAAAATTTCAGCAGTATTCTCTGACCCACAAATTGCGATGGTCGGTGAAACGTACAAAGAAATTACCACTCGCTTAGGCACATGTGGTTGTTTCGCAACGGGTGAAGTATCGTTTGAAAATCAAGGCCGTTCACGCGTTATGCTAAGAAACAAAGGTATTCTGCACGTGTACGGAGAACAAGGAACAGGTCGTTTCTTAGGTGCTGAAATGATGGGGCCAAACGCAGAGCACTTAGCGCACCTATTAGCATGGGCGCACCAAAACAAAATGACGGTTTCTGAAATGCTGGATATGCCTTTCTACCACCCAGTGATTGAAGAAGGTGTCCGTACAGCACTGCGTGACCTGAATGCGAAACTGCACTTAGGCCCAGAAATGATTAAACACTGTCTAGACTGTGGCCCAGGTTGTTAA